One window from the genome of Pempheris klunzingeri isolate RE-2024b chromosome 7, fPemKlu1.hap1, whole genome shotgun sequence encodes:
- the fem1c gene encoding protein fem-1 homolog C — protein sequence MDLKTAVFNAARDGKLRLLQKLLENKDGHEVTKLMGEKTNGATPLLMASRYGHLDLVEYLLECCSAPVEVGGSVNFDGETIEGAPPLWAASAAGHLKVVQSLLGHGASVNSTTLTNSTPLRAACFDGHLDIVKYLVEHKADLEVANRHGHTCLMISCYKGHKDIAQYLLEKGADVNRKSVKGNTALHDCAESGSLEIMRMLLQYGASMEQDGYGMTPLLSASVTGHTNIVDDLTTHQQTSHMERIDALELLGATFVDKKRDLLGALKYWKRAMDLRYTDSNNIIHKPEPKQLIMAYDYAREVTNREELDGLISDPDEMRMQALLIRERILGPQHPDTSYYIRYRGAVYADSGNFERCINLWKYALDMQQSNLDPLSPMTASSLLSFAELFSFMLQDRAKGLLGTSVSFDDLMGILSKSVLEIERAVKHNGPMPPDPAQLSKALSIILHLICLLEKVPCTAEQDHFKKETIYRFLKLQPCGKNGYSPLHLAVDRNTTCVGRYPVCKFPSLTVASILLECGADVNSRDEDDNSPLHIAASNGHPDIMNLLISCGTHFDSTNAFQQTACDLLDEKELSRNVIQPINHTTLQCLAARAIIKHSLDYRGNIPEKLEAFVLLHR from the exons ATGGATTTAAAGACTGCGGTTTTTAACGCAGCCAGGGACGGGAAGCTCCGGCTGCTTCAGAAACTACTGGAGAACAAAGATGGACACGAGGTGACCAAATTGATGGGCGAGAAGACGAACGGGGCCACCCCGCTCCTGATGGCCTCCCGGTACGGCCACCTGGACCTGGTAGAGTACCTGCTGGAGTGCTGCAGCGCTCCGGTTGAGGTCGGAGGGTCGGTGAACTTTGACGGGGAGACCATCGAGGGAGCGCCCCCTCTGTGGGCCGCCTCGGCGGCGGGTCACCTGAAGGTGGTCCAGTCCCTGCTGGGCCACGGAGCCTCAGTGAATAGCACCACCCTGACCAACTCCACACCCCTGAGGGCAGCCTGCTTTGACGGCCACCTGGACATTGTGAAATACCTGGTGGAGCACAAAGCTGACCTGGAGGTGGCCAACAGACACGGCCACACGTGTCTCATGATTTCCTGCTACAAGGGACACAAGGATATAGCGCAGTACCTGCTGGAGAAAGGTGCAGACGTCAACAGGAAGAGTGTAAAAG GCAACACGGCGCTTCATGACTGTGCGGAGTCGGGAAGTCTGGAGATAATGCGGATGTTGCTGCAGTATGGAGCGTCTATGGAGCAGGACGGCTACGGCATGACACCCCTGCTCTCTGCCAGCGTCACAGGCCACACTAACATAGTAGACGACCTGACAACGCACCAGCAG ACAAGCCACATGGAACGCATTGATGCCCTGGAGCTCTTGGGAGCCACGTTTGTTGACAAGAAGAGAGATCTCCTCGGAGCTTTAAAATACTGGAAGAGGGCCATGGACCTCAGGTACACGGACAGCAACAACATCATCCATAAACCTGAACCCAAGCAGCTGATCATGGCGTACGACTACGCCAGGGAG GTAACAAACAGAGAAGAGCTGGACGGGCTGATATCTGACCCGGATGAGATGCGCATGCAGGCGCTGCTCATCCGTGAGAGAATCCTTGGCCCACAACACCCGGACACGTCTTACTACATCCGTTACCGAGGTGCTGTCTACGCGGACTCTGGGAACTTTGAGCGCTGTATCAATCTGTGGAAGTACGCGCTGGACATGCAGCAGAGCAACCTGGACCCCCTCAGCCCCATGACCGCCTCCAGCCTGCTGTCGTTCGCTGAGCTCTTCTCCTTCATGCTGCAGGACAGGGCCAAGGGGCTCCTGGGGACATCGGTGTCATTTGACGACTTGATGGGGATCCTCTCCAAGAGCGTGTTGGAGATTGAGCGGGCAGTTAAGCATAATGGACCGATGCCTCCTGACCCTGCCCAGCTCAGCAAGGCCCTGTCAATCATCCTGCACCTCATTTGTCTTTTAGAGAAAGTGCCGTGTACCGCAGAGCAGGACCACTTCAAGAAGGAAACCATCTATAG ATTCCTGAAGCTCCAGCCGTGTGGTAAGAACGGTTACAGTCCACTACACCTGGCAGTCGACCGCAACACAACCTGTGTGGGCCGATATCCCGTCTGCAAGTTCCCCTCCCTCACAGTCGCCTCCATCCTTCTCGAGTGTGGGGCAGACGTGAACAGTCGCGATGAAGATGACAACAG TCCCCTTCACATAGCCGCATCCAATGGCCACCCTGACATCATGAACCTGCTGATTTCATGCGGGACTCACTTTGACAGCACCAACGCCTTCCAACAAACGGCCTGTGACCTCCTGGACGAGAAGGAGCTGTCCAGGAACGTCATCCAGCCCATAAACCACACCACGCTGCAGTGCCTAGCCGCAAGGGCCATCATCAAGCACAGCCTCGACTACCGGGGAAACATCCCAGAGAAACTAGAGGCCTTCGTCTTGCTCCACAGATAA